From one Shewanella sp. GD04112 genomic stretch:
- a CDS encoding methyl-accepting chemotaxis protein → MKTLALKVQIGLAAAIFMIVSVLFGVSYWLASDSLTSNEMAFEDNTVANLQVTMAQPIFTYDYEQIRAVLSVMLKSEQIYQITVVDHRGKLLAEDKQTEAVAASDLQTRELQFSDQGNPTGRLTIAFSTLPVKAQLSDLLLGYFLQALLILAGSLLVIFIILKRLVISPLDKVVAALEEIANGDGDLSHRLPVESEDEIGKLANAFNGFVEQIHGTITRVHETSGLLLGDAKALGTLSQSNNQRVQAQLKETEAAVTAVTQLSASANEVAINAKRTADAATQADRAVDDGQRQFDSGLAITRQLAGELARSAQSVSQLQQETQRIDEVVVVINSIAEQTNLLALNAAIEAARAGEQGRGFAVVADEVRSLASRTQQATGEIQKMIQQVQSRVAETVNVMQSSQTLSNQGVNRSEEIKLVLSKVTDLVSNISNMNIEVSHAAQEQTCVTEAISRTLNDLANVSGSASLDSEHLAQSSERLFHQGERLRTLVTSFRL, encoded by the coding sequence ATGAAAACATTAGCCTTAAAAGTACAAATTGGGTTAGCAGCTGCGATATTTATGATAGTCAGCGTGCTGTTTGGGGTGTCCTATTGGTTGGCGAGCGATAGCTTGACCAGCAACGAAATGGCCTTTGAAGACAATACCGTTGCTAATCTTCAAGTCACCATGGCGCAGCCGATTTTTACCTACGATTACGAGCAGATCCGTGCAGTGTTGTCTGTCATGTTAAAGTCTGAGCAAATCTATCAAATCACCGTTGTGGATCATCGGGGTAAATTGCTCGCCGAAGACAAACAAACCGAGGCCGTTGCCGCAAGCGACCTACAAACAAGAGAGTTACAGTTCAGTGACCAAGGTAATCCGACTGGGCGTTTAACCATTGCCTTCTCGACTTTGCCGGTTAAGGCGCAATTATCCGACTTACTGCTGGGGTACTTTTTACAGGCGCTGCTGATTTTAGCGGGAAGTCTGTTAGTGATTTTCATCATTCTCAAACGCTTAGTGATTAGTCCCTTAGATAAGGTCGTCGCCGCGTTAGAAGAAATCGCCAATGGTGATGGCGATTTAAGCCACAGATTACCCGTGGAGAGCGAAGATGAAATCGGCAAACTTGCCAATGCTTTCAACGGTTTCGTCGAGCAAATTCATGGCACTATTACCAGAGTGCATGAAACCTCGGGCCTGCTATTGGGCGATGCTAAGGCGCTGGGTACGCTGTCGCAAAGCAACAATCAAAGGGTGCAGGCTCAGCTTAAAGAAACCGAAGCTGCGGTCACGGCCGTGACTCAATTGAGTGCCAGTGCCAACGAAGTGGCCATCAATGCAAAACGAACTGCCGATGCGGCAACCCAAGCCGATAGAGCGGTCGACGATGGCCAGCGTCAGTTTGACTCGGGCTTAGCCATTACCCGTCAATTAGCGGGGGAATTAGCGCGTTCTGCACAATCGGTATCGCAGCTACAACAGGAAACTCAACGCATCGATGAAGTCGTGGTGGTGATCAACAGCATTGCCGAACAGACTAATCTACTCGCCCTAAATGCCGCCATTGAAGCCGCCAGAGCGGGTGAGCAGGGGCGTGGTTTTGCCGTTGTTGCCGATGAAGTGCGCTCATTAGCGAGCCGCACCCAACAGGCGACGGGTGAAATCCAAAAAATGATCCAACAGGTGCAGAGCCGAGTTGCCGAAACCGTGAATGTGATGCAATCGAGCCAGACTCTCTCCAATCAAGGTGTCAACCGTTCGGAAGAAATTAAGCTAGTGCTGTCTAAAGTGACTGATTTAGTTTCCAATATCAGTAATATGAATATCGAAGTTTCCCATGCGGCGCAGGAGCAAACCTGCGTCACCGAAGCGATTTCTCGTACATTAAATGATCTTGCCAATGTCTCAGGTTCAGCCTCCCTCGATAGTGAGCACTTAGCACAATCGAGTGAGCGACTGTTTCACCAAGGGGAAAGACTGCGGACGTTAGTAACTTCCTTCAGATTGTAG
- the nagA gene encoding N-acetylglucosamine-6-phosphate deacetylase → MKFTLIAEQLFDGEAFHRDVPVTIEDGLIASLDTTSGAKEIRYPGTLVPGFIDVQVNGGGGALFNSSPTVACIETIGKAHARFGTTGFLPTLITDDVQVMAKAADAVASAVAQKSAGVLGVHFEGPHLSVPKKGVHPQGFIREITEAELAIFCRQDLGIRVVTLAPENVSPEVIRLLVESGVKVCLGHSNADYDTVVAALAAGATGFTHLYNAMSPLGSREPGVVGAAIESETAWCGLIVDGHHVHPAAARVALRAKPRGKVMLVTDAMPPVGMDDETSFELFGTQVLRVGDRLNAVTGELAGCVLDMATAVENSVKMLGLSLGEALRMASLYPAEFLGIAKNVGRLAVGQRADLVLLDNQYKVLANYIAGNAVYVRP, encoded by the coding sequence ATGAAATTCACCTTAATTGCCGAGCAACTGTTTGATGGTGAAGCCTTCCATCGGGATGTGCCTGTCACCATTGAAGATGGGCTGATCGCCAGCTTAGACACCACATCGGGTGCTAAGGAAATTCGCTACCCAGGCACCCTAGTGCCAGGTTTTATCGATGTGCAAGTTAACGGCGGTGGCGGCGCGTTATTTAATAGCAGCCCAACGGTCGCTTGCATTGAAACCATAGGTAAGGCGCATGCTCGATTTGGTACCACAGGCTTTTTACCCACGCTTATCACCGATGATGTGCAGGTGATGGCCAAGGCTGCCGATGCGGTTGCCAGTGCGGTCGCGCAAAAGAGTGCAGGCGTATTAGGCGTTCATTTTGAAGGCCCGCATCTTTCGGTACCTAAAAAAGGCGTGCATCCACAAGGTTTTATCCGTGAGATCACTGAGGCTGAACTGGCGATTTTTTGCCGTCAGGATTTAGGTATTCGAGTGGTGACCTTAGCGCCCGAAAATGTCTCGCCTGAGGTGATCCGCCTGTTGGTGGAGTCTGGCGTTAAAGTGTGTTTAGGCCACTCCAATGCGGACTACGATACCGTTGTCGCAGCCTTAGCGGCGGGGGCAACAGGCTTTACTCACCTCTACAATGCTATGTCACCCTTAGGTTCCCGAGAGCCTGGCGTGGTGGGCGCGGCGATTGAGAGCGAAACCGCTTGGTGTGGTTTGATTGTCGATGGCCACCATGTGCACCCCGCTGCAGCAAGGGTCGCCCTGCGCGCTAAACCCCGTGGCAAAGTGATGTTGGTGACCGATGCTATGCCGCCAGTGGGCATGGATGATGAAACCAGTTTTGAGCTGTTTGGTACTCAGGTACTGCGTGTCGGCGATAGATTAAATGCAGTGACAGGTGAGCTGGCAGGCTGTGTGTTAGACATGGCGACAGCGGTTGAGAACAGTGTGAAGATGCTCGGTTTATCGCTCGGTGAGGCCTTGCGGATGGCATCTTTGTATCCTGCCGAGTTCCTTGGCATTGCCAAGAACGTAGGTCGGTTAGCAGTAGGGCAGCGTGCCGATTTAGTGCTGCTGGATAATCAATATAAAGTGCTGGCCAACTATATTGCTGGAAATGCGGTTTATGTTCGCCCTTAG
- a CDS encoding IS5-like element ISSpu16 family transposase: MGKSKSRITNWPEYNKALTNRGSLTFWIDEQALNLWCHTEHHGGRGRGFQYSDTAIETALMLKGLFNLPLRALEGFLNSVFSLMSLQLTSPGYSCISKRAKTVKVNYRPPCRGAIAHLVVDATGLKVYGEGEWKMRKHGKEKRRTWRKLHLAIDAATHEVIAAEVSLESVADSEVLPTLLNPLRRKVKQVSADGAYDTKKCHKLLKRRGCKPTIPPRKNAGYWEEGHPRNEAVSALKSDELKQWKQENDYHQRSLSETAMYRYKQLISPKLSLRDYNGQVGEALAGVKVMNKVIGLGMPIRQRVN; the protein is encoded by the coding sequence ATGGGCAAATCTAAATCTCGCATTACCAATTGGCCGGAATATAACAAGGCGTTGACCAACCGAGGCTCACTGACTTTTTGGATAGACGAGCAGGCGCTCAACCTCTGGTGTCACACTGAACACCATGGTGGTCGAGGTCGGGGATTTCAATACAGTGACACGGCGATAGAAACCGCCTTAATGCTCAAAGGTTTGTTTAATCTCCCCTTGCGAGCACTAGAAGGTTTTCTCAACTCAGTGTTTAGTTTGATGAGTCTGCAATTAACTTCACCTGGTTACAGCTGCATCAGCAAGCGGGCAAAGACAGTCAAAGTTAACTACCGCCCCCCTTGCCGAGGCGCGATTGCTCACTTAGTTGTCGATGCCACAGGACTGAAAGTATATGGCGAAGGTGAATGGAAAATGCGTAAACATGGTAAGGAAAAACGCCGAACTTGGCGTAAGTTGCACCTTGCGATAGATGCGGCCACACATGAAGTCATCGCAGCCGAAGTCAGTTTAGAGAGTGTGGCAGATAGTGAGGTTCTCCCAACGTTATTAAACCCACTAAGGCGCAAGGTAAAACAAGTGTCAGCTGACGGTGCTTATGACACCAAAAAATGTCATAAGCTGCTGAAACGCAGAGGGTGTAAACCTACGATACCGCCGCGAAAAAATGCAGGTTATTGGGAAGAAGGTCATCCCAGAAACGAGGCCGTCAGCGCTCTGAAAAGTGATGAACTCAAACAATGGAAACAAGAGAATGACTATCACCAACGCTCCCTGTCAGAAACAGCTATGTATCGTTACAAGCAACTGATTAGCCCGAAATTGAGCCTGCGGGACTACAACGGCCAAGTCGGCGAGGCACTGGCTGGTGTGAAAGTGATGAACAAAGTCATAGGACTGGGTATGCCTATTCGCCAGAGGGTCAATTAA
- a CDS encoding transporter substrate-binding domain-containing protein: MVIHIATLLGSVVTTFAKRLLMPIIGLWASVMVCAFSFTAIAAVESASFTLTNAASAGSSTVNNLVPIKIVTTIQQQWQFNLLKEALRRSGQSYQVEQMSTQMNQKRKVEEALAGTVDVFWSMTSKELEETVLPVRIPLFKGLLGNRLLIIRKTDEARFANVKTLADFKRLKAGQNRYWPDASILEANGLPVVTSYQYTNLYPMLEGGRFDYLALGAQEIGDELASHPDPALKIDTHILLQYRSPAYFFVSPKRPELAAAILAGLENMISDGSFDEMFNRELKIDKLYRDAQFEQRVIIRLDTPDLSPLTPIERQELWLDLFSMQGAK, encoded by the coding sequence ATGGTTATTCATATTGCTACACTGCTTGGCAGCGTAGTAACTACTTTTGCTAAGCGTTTGCTGATGCCCATCATTGGACTTTGGGCGAGCGTTATGGTTTGCGCTTTTAGTTTCACCGCGATAGCCGCCGTGGAGTCGGCGTCGTTTACGCTTACCAATGCCGCTAGTGCAGGCAGTTCTACGGTAAATAATCTCGTTCCCATCAAGATAGTGACCACAATCCAACAGCAGTGGCAGTTTAATCTCCTCAAAGAGGCGCTGCGCCGCTCTGGTCAGTCCTATCAGGTCGAACAAATGTCGACGCAGATGAACCAAAAACGTAAGGTCGAAGAAGCGTTGGCTGGTACTGTCGATGTTTTTTGGAGCATGACTTCGAAGGAGCTTGAGGAAACCGTGCTCCCGGTTCGTATCCCTTTGTTTAAGGGATTACTCGGTAACCGCCTGTTAATTATCCGCAAAACGGATGAGGCTAGATTTGCCAATGTAAAAACGCTGGCGGATTTTAAGCGATTAAAAGCAGGGCAAAACCGCTATTGGCCCGATGCCAGCATCCTAGAAGCCAATGGTTTGCCTGTCGTGACTAGCTATCAATACACCAACCTGTATCCGATGTTAGAGGGGGGCCGATTCGATTACCTCGCCCTCGGCGCACAGGAAATTGGCGATGAACTCGCAAGCCACCCCGATCCCGCGCTGAAAATCGATACTCATATCCTGCTGCAATATCGCTCGCCGGCATATTTTTTTGTCTCCCCCAAACGTCCCGAGTTAGCGGCAGCAATCTTAGCCGGACTCGAAAATATGATAAGCGACGGCAGCTTCGATGAGATGTTTAATCGTGAGCTTAAGATAGACAAGCTCTACCGTGATGCCCAGTTTGAGCAGCGCGTCATTATTCGTCTCGATACGCCCGATTTAAGTCCTTTAACCCCCATTGAACGCCAAGAGTTGTGGTTAGATCTATTTAGTATGCAAGGTGCAAAATAA
- a CDS encoding BadF/BadG/BcrA/BcrD ATPase family protein → MGLVQTKDQQLFIGVDGGGSKCRATIYTADGTVLGTGVAGRANPLHGLAQTFASIEASTRQALLDAGMKETDSHLLVAGLGLAGVNVPRLYQDVISWQHPFAAMYVTTDLHTACIGAHRGADGAVIITGTGSCGYAHVGDDSLSIGGHGFALGDKGSGAWLGLKAAEHVLLALDGFAAPTALTKMLLNHFGVSDALGIVEHLAGKSSSCYAELARSVLDCANAGDEVARGIVQEGADYISEMARKLFSLNPVRFSMIGGLAEPLQAWLGSDVVAKISETLAPPEMGAMYFAQQQFNSVNINE, encoded by the coding sequence ATGGGGTTAGTCCAGACAAAAGATCAACAACTGTTTATCGGTGTTGATGGGGGCGGCAGTAAGTGCCGAGCCACTATCTATACTGCGGACGGTACCGTTTTAGGGACAGGTGTTGCTGGGCGCGCTAATCCGCTGCATGGTCTTGCACAAACATTTGCATCTATTGAAGCATCGACTCGCCAAGCTCTGCTGGATGCGGGCATGAAGGAAACCGATAGCCATTTACTTGTCGCGGGCTTAGGACTGGCTGGAGTCAATGTGCCGCGCCTGTATCAGGATGTGATCAGCTGGCAGCATCCGTTTGCCGCCATGTATGTCACTACGGATCTTCATACCGCTTGTATCGGTGCACACCGCGGCGCGGATGGTGCGGTGATCATTACGGGTACAGGTTCTTGCGGTTATGCCCATGTAGGTGATGACAGCTTAAGCATTGGCGGACACGGTTTTGCGCTGGGCGATAAGGGCAGCGGTGCTTGGTTGGGCTTAAAAGCTGCCGAGCATGTATTACTCGCCCTCGATGGTTTTGCCGCGCCGACCGCCTTAACCAAAATGCTGTTAAACCATTTTGGGGTAAGTGATGCCTTGGGCATAGTCGAGCATCTCGCCGGTAAGTCTTCGAGTTGCTATGCCGAATTGGCTAGAAGCGTACTCGATTGCGCCAACGCGGGTGATGAAGTCGCTCGCGGGATTGTGCAGGAAGGCGCCGATTACATCAGTGAAATGGCTCGCAAGCTGTTTAGCCTCAATCCAGTGCGATTCTCGATGATCGGTGGTCTTGCCGAACCGCTACAGGCATGGCTTGGCAGCGATGTGGTGGCCAAGATTTCTGAAACCTTAGCGCCGCCAGAAATGGGGGCCATGTACTTCGCTCAACAGCAATTTAACTCAGTTAACATTAATGAATAA
- a CDS encoding SIS domain-containing protein yields the protein MTNTIMEQEARTAPQKIAGQLAANADLMQQLGEKLRAFDPRFVMIVGRGSSDHAGVFAKYLFEIEAGVPTFAAAPSVASVYGKTLKLEGGLVIVISQSGRSPDILAQARMAKNAGAFCVALVNDETAPIKDIVDVVVPLRAGEEKAVAATKSYLATLSAILQLASAWTQSESLAAAVNSLPQALQTAVDAEPQLTPASVENVKNLVVLGRGLGYAVSKEIALKLKEVCSIHAEAFSSAEFLHGPVTLVEKKLTIVDVCIGDESYASHIEQIENVSQRGADLVHLNQTSTDIHPRVAPLALLQRFYIDVASVAIARGIDPDQPAGLKKVTQTL from the coding sequence ATGACAAACACTATTATGGAGCAAGAAGCTCGCACCGCGCCGCAGAAGATTGCGGGTCAGTTAGCCGCTAACGCCGATTTAATGCAGCAGTTAGGTGAAAAACTGCGTGCTTTCGATCCCCGTTTTGTGATGATTGTGGGCCGTGGTTCATCGGACCATGCAGGTGTATTTGCTAAATATCTTTTTGAAATCGAAGCGGGTGTCCCCACCTTTGCTGCCGCGCCATCTGTGGCCAGCGTTTACGGTAAAACCTTGAAGTTAGAAGGCGGATTAGTGATTGTGATTTCGCAATCTGGCCGCAGCCCTGATATTTTAGCCCAAGCACGTATGGCAAAAAACGCAGGCGCGTTTTGTGTGGCGTTAGTGAATGATGAAACCGCACCAATCAAGGATATCGTCGATGTGGTAGTGCCATTACGTGCTGGCGAAGAGAAAGCCGTTGCCGCAACAAAGAGCTACCTTGCAACTCTGTCGGCGATTCTACAATTAGCCTCGGCGTGGACGCAGAGCGAATCCCTCGCGGCTGCTGTTAACTCGTTACCTCAAGCACTGCAAACTGCGGTCGATGCTGAGCCACAGTTGACTCCAGCATCGGTTGAAAACGTGAAAAACTTAGTCGTGTTAGGCCGTGGTTTAGGTTACGCCGTGTCTAAGGAAATCGCACTTAAGTTAAAAGAAGTGTGTTCTATCCATGCCGAAGCCTTTAGTAGTGCTGAGTTCCTCCATGGTCCTGTGACCTTAGTGGAGAAAAAACTCACGATTGTGGATGTCTGCATTGGCGATGAGTCGTACGCTAGCCATATCGAACAGATTGAAAATGTGAGTCAGCGTGGTGCCGATTTAGTGCATTTGAATCAAACGTCGACGGATATTCACCCACGTGTTGCGCCGTTAGCCTTGTTACAACGTTTTTATATCGACGTGGCTTCAGTCGCGATTGCCCGTGGTATTGACCCAGACCAACCCGCAGGGCTGAAAAAAGTCACTCAAACGCTGTAA
- a CDS encoding family 20 glycosylhydrolase, whose product MNKTIAATAILLALGLTACSDAPKTNAVPSSSTAEQAKPSQLTQAQLQQFGDTLGVSYRVLTNRPDDNCDKAAAEGRCFVAEIDFVPEVELKSRDWAIYFSQMRPVQAIESKEFSITHIKGDLYRIAPTEAFSGFSKGEKKTLRFRGELWQLSETDAMPNYYIIAGDLSPVVIASTQVKQDSETGMEVRPYVEAYTDMVKQYRRTDADKLAPATPAQLFSNNQHVSEDANLAVNTIIPTPQKVAIHSQDKAVSLTSGIKLDFGSVANASAAKQALDPEQLAAALSRLARLGVNESEQGLAVKLNWRQGAEGSYLLDIKADAIEIAAADAAGFSYALSSLASLIDVQDLRVNAMTIEDSPRYPFRGMHIDVARNFHSKALIFDLLDQMAAYKLNKLHLHMADDEGWRLEIDGLPELTDIGSKRCHDLEENTCLLPQLGSGPFADVPVNGFYSKQDYIDIVKYADARQIQVIPSMDMPGHSRAAIKSMEARYRKLVAEGKAEEAKTYLLSDAADTTVYSSVQYYNDNTLNVCMESTYQFVDKVIDEIAKLHQAAGQPLTRYHIGADETAGAWKQSPACLDFVANNDKGVKSIDDLGAYFIERISNQLASKGIEAAGWSDGMSHVRPSNMPAKVQSNIWDVIAYKGYEHANQQVNNGWDVVLSNPEVLYFDFPYEADPKEHGYYWASRATNAHKVFSFMPDNLVANAEQWTDIQNLPFEADDRARTDEKGKQSGPREQGKAFAGLQGQLWSETIRSDNTVEYMIFPRLLMLAERAWHQAAWEVPYQYQGALYNQTTGHFTAAMREAQAQSWQQMANTLGHKEFIKLDKAGIDYRVPTVGAEIRDGKLFANVAYPGLKIEWRQASGQWQSYQAGQAVTGPVEIRAIAADGKRKGRSLVVN is encoded by the coding sequence ATGAATAAAACGATTGCCGCCACCGCGATTTTATTGGCTCTGGGCTTAACGGCCTGTAGCGATGCGCCTAAAACCAATGCGGTGCCTAGCTCAAGTACTGCCGAGCAAGCTAAGCCCAGCCAATTAACCCAAGCGCAATTGCAGCAGTTTGGGGATACCTTGGGCGTGAGTTATCGCGTGCTGACTAACAGGCCCGACGATAACTGCGACAAAGCCGCCGCCGAAGGTCGCTGTTTTGTTGCTGAAATCGATTTTGTCCCAGAGGTTGAGCTTAAGAGCCGTGATTGGGCGATTTATTTTAGCCAAATGCGCCCAGTTCAAGCCATTGAAAGCAAAGAGTTTAGTATTACGCATATCAAGGGCGATCTGTATCGTATCGCGCCCACCGAGGCATTTAGCGGTTTTAGCAAGGGCGAGAAAAAGACTCTAAGGTTCCGTGGTGAGTTGTGGCAGCTCTCAGAAACCGATGCCATGCCCAACTATTACATAATTGCAGGCGATTTATCGCCAGTAGTGATCGCCAGCACGCAAGTAAAGCAAGATTCTGAAACGGGGATGGAAGTGCGTCCCTATGTTGAGGCGTACACCGATATGGTGAAGCAGTATCGCCGAACCGATGCGGACAAATTAGCGCCAGCCACACCTGCACAGTTATTTAGTAATAATCAACACGTCAGTGAAGATGCCAACTTAGCGGTCAATACCATTATTCCGACGCCACAAAAAGTCGCTATCCACAGCCAAGATAAAGCCGTGTCACTGACCTCTGGTATTAAACTGGATTTCGGCTCGGTCGCCAACGCATCTGCCGCGAAACAGGCTTTGGATCCTGAACAATTGGCGGCGGCACTTTCCCGCTTAGCACGCTTAGGTGTTAATGAGTCTGAACAAGGTTTGGCGGTAAAGCTAAACTGGCGTCAAGGCGCTGAGGGCAGCTATCTGCTGGATATTAAAGCGGATGCGATTGAGATTGCCGCTGCCGATGCTGCTGGGTTTTCCTATGCGTTATCGTCGCTTGCCAGTCTGATTGATGTGCAGGATCTGCGCGTAAATGCCATGACGATTGAGGATAGCCCAAGGTATCCGTTCCGCGGCATGCATATCGACGTGGCCCGTAACTTCCATAGCAAGGCGTTGATCTTTGACCTGCTGGATCAAATGGCGGCATACAAGCTCAACAAATTGCACCTACATATGGCCGACGATGAAGGTTGGCGCCTAGAGATCGATGGCCTGCCGGAACTGACCGACATCGGCAGTAAGCGTTGCCACGATCTTGAGGAAAATACCTGTCTGTTACCGCAGCTTGGCAGCGGGCCTTTTGCGGATGTGCCCGTCAACGGTTTCTATAGCAAACAAGACTATATCGACATCGTTAAATATGCCGATGCGCGCCAAATTCAAGTGATCCCTTCCATGGACATGCCAGGCCATAGCCGCGCGGCGATAAAATCGATGGAGGCGCGTTACCGTAAGCTAGTGGCTGAAGGTAAAGCTGAGGAAGCGAAAACTTATCTGTTGTCGGATGCGGCGGACACCACAGTGTATTCTTCGGTGCAGTATTACAACGATAACACCCTGAACGTTTGCATGGAGTCGACCTATCAGTTTGTCGATAAAGTCATTGATGAAATTGCAAAATTACACCAAGCAGCGGGCCAGCCATTAACTCGATACCATATCGGTGCCGACGAAACGGCAGGGGCGTGGAAGCAATCGCCCGCCTGTTTGGACTTTGTAGCTAATAACGATAAAGGCGTGAAATCCATCGACGATTTAGGGGCGTACTTTATCGAGCGCATTTCGAATCAACTCGCGAGTAAAGGCATAGAAGCGGCTGGTTGGAGCGATGGTATGAGCCATGTGCGCCCAAGCAACATGCCTGCAAAAGTCCAATCCAACATTTGGGATGTGATTGCCTACAAAGGCTATGAGCATGCCAATCAGCAAGTCAACAACGGCTGGGATGTGGTGCTCTCAAATCCTGAGGTGCTGTACTTTGATTTCCCCTATGAAGCCGATCCTAAGGAGCATGGCTACTACTGGGCAAGCCGCGCAACCAACGCACACAAAGTGTTTAGCTTTATGCCGGACAACTTAGTGGCAAACGCGGAGCAGTGGACCGACATTCAAAATCTGCCTTTTGAGGCCGACGATAGGGCCAGAACCGATGAGAAGGGCAAACAATCCGGTCCAAGGGAACAAGGTAAAGCCTTTGCCGGATTACAGGGCCAGCTCTGGAGTGAAACCATCCGTAGCGATAACACTGTGGAATATATGATTTTCCCACGTTTACTGATGCTGGCGGAGCGTGCTTGGCATCAAGCCGCGTGGGAAGTGCCATATCAATATCAAGGCGCTTTGTATAATCAAACTACGGGACATTTCACCGCTGCGATGCGTGAGGCTCAGGCGCAATCTTGGCAGCAAATGGCTAACACCTTAGGGCATAAGGAGTTTATCAAACTCGATAAGGCGGGTATCGATTACCGAGTGCCGACCGTCGGCGCCGAGATCCGCGACGGTAAACTGTTTGCCAACGTGGCTTATCCAGGACTCAAGATTGAATGGCGACAAGCGAGTGGGCAATGGCAATCCTATCAAGCAGGGCAGGCGGTAACGGGCCCCGTTGAGATCCGCGCCATCGCGGCCGATGGGAAACGTAAAGGCCGCAGCTTAGTCGTTAATTAA
- a CDS encoding DUF5009 domain-containing protein, with amino-acid sequence MSTTAPESVANTGVNAQDAAAKKRQSKPRLMSLDALRGFDMFWILGGEALFGALLILTGWAGWQWGDTQMHHSEWNGFRFYDLIFPLFIFLSGVALGLSPKRLDKLPMHERMPVYRHGIKRLFLLLLLGILYNHGWGTGAPADPEKVRYASVLGRIAFAWFFAALLVWHTSLRTQVLVALGILVAYGAVQLWLPFPGGQAGVLSPTESINAYVDSLLLPGVSYQGRTPDPEGVLSTLPAVVNALAGVFVGHFIVKSHPKGEWAKVGLLSVAGGVCLALGWLLDGVIPVNKELWTSSFVLVTSGWSMLLLALFYALVDVLKWQKLAFIFVVIGTNAIIIYLASSLVDWKYIAQSVFGGVIAALPENAQPLAAVIGLLTVQWLVLYWMYRRNIFVRI; translated from the coding sequence ATGAGTACGACTGCACCGGAATCTGTCGCCAATACGGGCGTGAATGCTCAGGATGCTGCCGCGAAAAAGCGTCAGTCAAAACCGCGGTTGATGTCCCTCGATGCCTTGCGTGGCTTCGATATGTTTTGGATTTTGGGTGGCGAAGCCCTATTTGGCGCCTTGCTTATCTTGACGGGCTGGGCTGGCTGGCAATGGGGTGATACCCAAATGCACCATAGCGAGTGGAATGGGTTTCGCTTCTATGATTTGATTTTTCCGCTGTTTATATTCCTCTCTGGTGTTGCCCTTGGATTATCGCCAAAACGCTTAGATAAATTGCCTATGCATGAGCGCATGCCAGTGTATCGCCACGGGATTAAACGGCTGTTTCTTCTGTTGTTGCTTGGCATTCTTTACAACCATGGTTGGGGAACGGGGGCGCCTGCCGATCCTGAAAAAGTCCGTTATGCCAGCGTATTAGGTCGAATTGCCTTTGCGTGGTTTTTTGCCGCCTTGCTGGTGTGGCATACCAGTTTACGGACCCAAGTGCTGGTGGCCTTGGGCATATTAGTGGCTTATGGCGCGGTGCAACTCTGGTTGCCGTTTCCTGGTGGACAGGCTGGAGTGTTATCACCCACTGAGTCAATCAATGCTTATGTGGATAGCCTTTTATTGCCAGGAGTGAGTTATCAAGGACGAACGCCCGATCCTGAAGGCGTGTTATCGACACTGCCCGCCGTAGTCAACGCCTTAGCGGGTGTGTTTGTCGGTCACTTTATTGTGAAATCCCATCCAAAAGGGGAGTGGGCTAAGGTTGGTCTATTGAGCGTTGCCGGTGGTGTTTGTTTGGCCCTAGGCTGGTTGCTGGATGGGGTTATTCCCGTCAATAAAGAGCTGTGGACAAGCTCTTTTGTGTTGGTCACTAGCGGTTGGAGCATGCTGTTGTTAGCGCTGTTTTATGCCCTAGTGGATGTGCTCAAATGGCAAAAGCTCGCCTTTATTTTTGTGGTGATAGGCACTAACGCCATCATTATTTATCTGGCGTCCAGTCTGGTGGATTGGAAGTATATCGCCCAGAGTGTGTTCGGTGGCGTTATCGCGGCATTGCCAGAAAATGCTCAGCCCTTAGCGGCCGTGATTGGTTTGCTCACCGTTCAATGGTTAGTGCTGTATTGGATGTATCGTCGCAACATTTTTGTGCGGATCTAA